The genomic stretch AGAGTGAGGAGACGCCCGTGAAGCACCCTGGGACAGTGAATGCCAAGACCAGAATGTATCAAAGCACTGGCAGCATTGGCCAAGATATACTTCGcaaagaggaggaggaagagagGGATTCAGTGCACAGGAGCGAAAATCAAAGCGGTGTACTGGAACCAGATGGTCCAAAGAACACTGACCAACAGCAGGACGGAGTAAACGGTGCAGGTGATGTGGAGGTCGGCACTTTGCCGGAAATTCCTTGCATTGGGCAGGGAGAGGAAGCAGGTCACTACGTTAACACTGGCGTGAAGGGCTTCGACGAGTTCATGAACGGCGCCATCGACTACGCCAGGAACCACCCGGGCATTGTCTCGACTGCTGGTGCCGGATCCCTGCTGACTTGCGCTGGTGGCGGGTACGGCGTGTACAAATTACTTTTACACTTTAGGTAACCGGAATGAACGTCCTATTTTAACCTATTCAACTCCAACGGTCAATTTGTTACGTTTAAACTCACACACGTACACGagttactatttttatttagtcGGCCATAGTTCTTCCATTGCCGAGATTCCACACATGGGTCATGCAACAGGGACGTGAATGCTCATTTTTTCAATGGAAGCATGCAAATTAGTGCTCTGGTCGCGAATAACACCATTTTGCGGCAGCACGACCCCATTGCCTcaaggattccacaaaatattttttacaagCAGCTACAATGAAGATTTCATCCACGTTTATTTCTTTCTTGGTGCTCTTATTGGGGTTTAACGTTGGCAAACTTGCCAAATGCGAGGTCTACCCCGCACTGCCGAAGGTTGACTCGGGGGCAGGTGGCACTGAAGTCGGCAAATTCGCCATGTCGGAATCCGACATCACGATTCTGACTGAGAACCGAGACGACCCCAGGTACACTGACGAAAACAAGCACGAGGCCTACACCATGGAGTCCAAGGGCGGCTACCTCAACTACATCTTCGCCAAGGGCGCCAGGTGCAGCGGCCTCAAGTGCAAGCGCGAGTCCCTGTGGACCCACTACAGGTACGAGCCATATCCACTATCCATTGGCGTCGACACCTTAAACAACCTTGTTGTAATCATATTCGAGTACGAATACTACCTTTTCGTCAGGGACGGCGACAGATGGGTAAAGCACGTGCGCAACTACAAAATTAGACCCGAAAGGTCCAAATTCCCATAAAGAATCCCTTTTGAGGCGTGTTTGTAACATAACACTGGCCAAATATACATCTATCGGTAAAAAGAATTCAACTCTGAGACAGCCTTAAATTAAAGTGTGTGCACAACTATCATTTTTAGTAGAAATGGAATTTTGTAAAAGTACTTCttaaagtaaaaaggatAAACTATTCAACCATCTAGACTCAattctaaataaaaagCTTCgatattgtaaaataaagtatagTATAATGCGAATACGGCAAAATTTCAAACTAGCCTTCCTAGTTGGATTTCGATTGGGAGCAGCTCTGTAACATTAAGACCTTTAACGTTTActtttaagttttattaatttactatcACTATTTCCACTCAATCCATTCAATATCGTATACTCAAATACATATTCTCAATTTAACCCAGCATGTTCACAAGACCAACCAACAGGTAGTTCAAGAATAAACACTGTGAAGAACGATTTGTCAAGCAGCCTAATGTGTTGTTTGTCTTCAACCAAAGCACAATTCAACTGATTCATGTGAACCTCAAATTCCTCTAGCCATTAACATTcaagaataaaatttaaatgacgATTACTGTGAAGATAAATAGACTTTTAGTAACTCAGTTTCCTTTGCTAAAGCTTGCTGTGATTTAGGGTTAATATAACAATCTAACgataacaaaatataatataataggaatatatttaatacacatatagGGCGTAGTTAGTGcacaattaatttacagcTGTTATACAAATTGTCCACAATTAAGGCATAATTAGTATATACGCAAATATATATCTGATTAATATATCTAGATGGATAAATACTTGACGTTACGAGGACCTAgtaataattgtaattgTGGAATCTTAAACGACAGTACTTTTTACCATTGTCAATAAATCCATATAAATCTCATTTTTGTGTCGTACGGGCATTAGTAATAGGTGCAATGGGTACGTAACGATTGtctgttttaaaataaaatggtcGGAAGTGTGTGCGGGGCCCTGAATGCTGAGCTACACACAAACAGTTAACACATAGtgcaattttaaaatatattacaaatactCTTTTATGTTGAGGCCAATATCGCGTTTGGCGTCTCTCCAAGCCCTTCTGAAGGTCTCCCGGAAAATGTACCAGGAAGCGTTGGATTTAGACATCCGGTGGTTGGGCCGGTACTTGGGAAGATGGTAGCCAAGGCTGACCCGGGTGACGTTGTAGCCCACAGAGGACTTGGTGATTATGGTGCGGAAAAACATCTCGAGAATGAGGTCGATCCCGTGAATGGTGTAGCCCTTGGGGTTACCCCGCACAGCATAAAGCCCCAAGCCTATGAAGCCGAGCCCGTCCAAAAAACCGTAGCCGAGCATCATGATCAGAGTCATGGCCATTACCCTGGGCCGGGAGTTTCTGATCTTCAAGGCCAGCGGGTTCTGAGAGTGAATTGCCATAAACGAGTACACGTAAATTATGGGAAGGGGAATGAAGGTGATCCAAACGAGATCGAGGTaccagctccagcagcgtAAGTAATCAGTGCAAGTATCGATCAAAACGTACAAAAGGGGGCCCGTTCCAATAAAAATTGGTATCAGCATGTTTATGGCGTGGCATTTGTCCCTCTCCAAAAGAGCGTAGGGAATAGTGCCGGGGAAGAGGAAGTCCTTGACGAAGCAAATCAGATAGTTCATTAGCATGGGCGATATTAGGGTGCCAATATCGTCGTTGCCGACACGTTTCATGCAATCGTGACATAGTTTACTGAAGCACTCAGACTCAGCTTGCTTTTCAGGCAATTCAGTCTCGGCTTGCTTTTCAGGCAATTCAGTCTCGGCTTGCTCGTCTGGCGGTTCAGGCTGGACTTGCTTTTCAGGCGGTTCAGGCTCTACATCCTCGGATATGGACTTTGAAGCGTTAATGATCATGCCCAAAAGGCTCTCGCCGCGTTTGTCACCAGGATGCTTGTGCTTCTCAGCCTCTGCCTTAGATAAAGGGGCAAAATGGTCATCCTTAATGTGGAAGTAGAAGTAGTACAGCAAGAAGAATGAAATGACAGTGGACGTGGCACAGAAAAAGCACATTATCTTAATCATCAGAAGAGGGTTGTCGTACCAAATCCGGTCGAGGATGAATTGGAACCCGAAAATGAAAAAGCGAGTTAAGtgaaaaaatgaagaaatGATAGAAACGTACTGAGCGCAGAGAGCGAGGTATGAGTGGTCGAAGGGGCCTAAAAAGAAAATTTCGACCGAGAGAAGAACGTAAAAGTGGTAAGCcttgttgtttaaaaaaagtgCGATAAAAATGGCAACCCTGCTGGCCAAAACGAAAAAGTATAGAGCCAAATTGACGTACCTGCGGACCCTCTTGCCCCTGTTCAGGTCCTCAGGATTAAGGTCGGCGCCGGCGGCGTGGAAAATGCCGTACTCCATTAGCGTGCCCATCAGAATCATAATGTTCCTGATGCTGTACACCTTGTCGAAGTAAATGCTGATGTTGTGTACAGGAATGTCGAAGGCCACAGCCACGTGCCGGGAGTTAACGTCGACCATgtggaggaggaagaaggtggaGAGGGAAACGAAGGAAATTATGAGTCTGCAGTGAAGGTCGTTGTGGCCGCAGGGGTTCGGTGTCTGATCTGAGCTAACTTCAGTCATTTACACCGATAAATCAGAAGGTTGGCTGAGGAAGGCCCGAGCGTGACGAGTCCATCGGTGGTGAGTGCCGTTATCATACAGATTTCATACAATAGACGGAATGGACAAATTTATAGTACAAATGAACCGAGTAAACTTTTATTCATTTCAGCGTGGCAGATTCAGAAGGTTTAGAGGCTGCAGTCGAAAGGCCCAGACATAAAAATCACCATATTCGTTAATAGGGGTTGGCTGCTTAACGGTACAAAGTGCCGTTTCCTTATGCGATGCTGGCGTGAATGAGtttagttaattatttgaagGTCCACGTGGCTACTAGAAGTAGTTACAGGGATTAAAAAGTGCCcttaaaagtaaacaacACTTCGTTTGAGGAGTGAGTCTCCTTAAGATCATTCACCAGGGCACTCTGGTTCCTCGGCTCAACAAGAATCCTACAGTATCTCAATAGCCTTGGTCTCCCGCTGATTAAATTGTTCGTTGGTCCCTAATTCTTACTCAATGGACTTAGTAATGGGAACTGCCAAGAGTAGTTTTGTCTAAACGACGATCATACACACTGAATTCGTGCCAAAGTTCACTGTGTTTGCTGTTATGTACCCCGATTTAGTCCAAAGTGAATAGAGAAAAAACAATGTCTAGTGATCAATAGGTatttttcttaatttttggCCTCAGTTTCCGAGTTCAAAGTTACGAAAGTTAGTTTTGTCAGTGAATAGCCGTTGCCTTCCTTTATAGAACAAATAATCACTAAATTATAGTGGTCTTGACAACCAAGAACGTGtaaagaaaatatataaagcCTCGttcaatattattttatgcaGCAGGCGATCTGCCTTCAGGCTAAAAAAACAGACTATGCTGTCGTAATTATccctatttatatttgtgtatgttaCAGTTTATTTTCAGCGTGGCTTCTGCATAAGTATACGTGATCTTACGCTCAATTTCACCCTCTCCTGGCGCCTCTCAATCCCTCCTTTGCCACAAATctgaaatatttattttagggGTGTTTTCACAGCCTACGATCCCAGAAAAACGTATTATACCGCAGCGATTACTTTcaaatacacaaaatatacatattttagCACATTGTTTACTCTAAATTCTCCCTTGTTGACGAGTTGTACACCTGACCTTCGCCGCATTTGCGTCTAGTCgttgtgtttatatttcCCCGAGGATGCctatatgtgtatatgcACATTTTAGCCATGACATTGAGCGTCTGTTTCCTTTGTGGAATCCTGCACAGGGCCCCGTTTCACCCTGGCAACTGCCTCAGAGCCTTCTCTTCGACAGACGCCAGCTATCCTGGTCCTTGTCGAACTTGTTGTGGAGCGgttgtatttttatgtttttctTTACGCCCCTGCCTCCTATATCACTCCGTTAAAGTCCACTGAACTTACCCTTGTCGCCGCCGCTCGACACGAACATTGTTGGTGCCAACTCCAGCAGCCATTTCGACTTAATCACCGTCAAATCCCTCATGTACTCCTTCGTGGTCAGCACCAACTCGTGATACACTACGTATTCCGGGCTCCTATGGGCTTGTGTATCTTAGGTTACCAACATACTAAGTGCCTGTGTAAGTTACCACTGCAATAACTAAGTATCTCTCTACGCTACCGCTCCAATAACTACCCATGGTTCCACGTTAGTGTATCTCCTTTACCCATTAACCTACCTTCTGTGCAGTGATGAGGACGGGTGTATGTACACATTCTGCTCATCCAGCAGCGTTCTGTACGACTCCTCGCCCCTCTTGGCTGAGTGGTGGAAGAACCCACTGCATATGCTCTTTTGTATCCTTTCCACCTTGTTCATGTTAATGCCTCTGCTGTCCAGACTCCTTTTATCAAAGTTGTGGAAGTTGTAGTGGTCCAATATCGATATCAGCTGCTTTCTTATTTCCTGCACCTTCAACAGTGCTCGAtactacatttattttacattaattttatgtatgtCAACATATGccattaattattttgatATATGCCATTAGGTATGTCAATAAATgctattaattatttgaatatatGCTATTTGTGCACATATTCTAACTGAACTGTCGCCTAACGTATCTATTCGTCCACTTCTTGTGGTCAAAACCATCATTTACCTGTAGGAAGTTctggtagcagtagtagtttGAGAACGAGTTTTTCTGCCACTGCTGGTATATGTTAAGGTATGTCAAATGGTCCCCCTCCGTTTGAAAGTACCTCAATCTACTCTGATCactcttttccttcttatCTGGCGGTCTGTAGAATATGTTCTGCACTGAGAGCATTGATATGATCGTTATGATTTCACTACAGCAGTCCAAGTCTATCGACGTCAATAGCACCTAATCATAagcatatatatatatacatgtgtgtgtgttttaCTCCAGTTTCTATTGTTTCTATTGTTTGTATGGTAATTcgtattaaatatatcattgtatataattttgtatgtaacattgtatatatcattgtatatatcattgtatatatcattgtatataattttgtacTCTGCAGCTTATCTACTTACCTTGGACAGTGTTGGATCCATTGGGAATTGTGCCATTTTCCTTCCAACTCTCGTCAAAAGCCCTTCCTCGTCAAGAGCTCCCAGGTGATACAACACATCCAGTGCGTCTATCAACATTTCATTGCAAGGCCTACATTcatcattaatattattattgttgttgttgttactgTTGTTACTGGTGttggtattattattattgttgttggtATTGGTTATGTTACAAATACTACTCTTCGTACTGGTATTGTTACaattactgctactattattgttactaatactattattgttactaataCTAGTACTGTTACAACAGCATACTGTTATCCCATTCGTATCTTTAATATTGTCTTCAAACGTACCTGTCCATGAAATCAAAGTGTATAAAGTCATTTATTCCCATTGCTTTCAGTATTATGACTACGTTAGTCAAGTTTACTCTCTGTATTTCCGGCACTGGCGTTGGCAACATCTCTTCGTAGAATGTCGACTCTGTGTACAATCTATAGCATTTTCCTGGCGCTGTTCTTCCTGCTCTTCCTGATCTCTGCCTTGCGTTTGCTTTCGATATTGGTGCTACTACTAAACTCTCCATCcctatttaaatatttatttgggTCATACAGTAACACATCATCCCATTACACATTACCATagccactactactactgttaccaTTTATAccactactaatactaataataagTTAACCATTGTTATCATAACTGCTATTTAGTATTACCTGTCTTTGGATTATACGACTTTACTTTACACAGTCCTGGATCAATCACGTACAGTATTCCTACgaattttattactactactactaatgttactgctattactactattgttaatactactgttactactactgctactaccactattactatGACTATTACTAATACCTAtactacttattttactactactaccaatactactactaccactactaatacctatactaataataataggTATATTGTCTTACCGtctattgttattgatgCTTCTGCTATGTTTGTCGCCAGTATACACTTCCTCGTTCCTGGTGGCGATggcataaatatttgtgtttgcACTTCTGTCGGCAACGCTGCGTATATTGGCAACACTATCAGTGGCGGCGGCTTTAAATTTTCCAACTTTTTCATTCTTtcattcaatattttacatccCGTTTCTATGTCCTCCTGACCtactcatatttattacctACTGATACCACCATGACAATTTCTACCTAACATCCACTTTACCTGTCAGGAACACCAGTATGTCTCCTGGCTTCTCGTTCAGGTGTATATTCAACACTGTTATCAGCGCTGCTTCCAGGTAATCCATTTCCTGCTCCTTGCTGTGCAGTATTTCCACTGGGAAGAACCTCCctggtattttaaatatctCCGCTCCCAGGAAGTATTTACTGAACTTTTCGCTTTCCAGTGTTGCTGAGGTCACTATCAACCTGAAATCATCCCTCTTCAGGCACGTTTcctacatttatttataccatCAATTACTTTTTCATAGTCAAATGAttacatacatatttgtGTAGCATTTGTGTAAGTAtttagtgtgtatgtaaTGAGAGTATTTGTGTaagtatgtgtaagtatGAGTTTGTAGCAATGTGAGTATAGGTGTAATAACGTAAATAATGCctaaatatgtgtaaatgcGATAACGCAAGTAACAATGGTTAATAATCTGCAACTGTTAGTTTGCTGTGATAGTCGTATACTTAATTAGCTGTATTCATGATTGTTCGCCTCTGAAGGTATCGGTATTGATTTGTTGTAGGCAGCGTTTTTTTAAGACCGGTACCTGTCTATAAAGCCACTTGCTAGATAGTCACCTTCGGTCTAGTTCAGCTTACATACTACGTACAATCTTACCTAACCACTCTCTTACACATACTCATATACTTACTTAATTACTTAGTTGCTTACTTaattacttacacattcattAACGTACCTTTAATAATGCGAATAACACATCTGTAGATATTGTTCTCTCGTGTGCCTCATCCAACTAATTATCAATGAATCAATTTGTTTTCACATTCAGTACATATAGTATTCCCTAACTAACCAATTGCcatattattttccatCTAAATACCTATTGAACCTTAATTATGCTACTTCTATTACCATGATTGTTGAGTAGTGATACAGATACGGGTCATGAAGTATCTCTCTCAGGAGCATTCCGTCTGTCATGTACTTTATCAGCGTCGAACTGCTTGTGCAGTCGTTGAACCTTATTGAGTATCCCACTTCGTTCCCTAGTATACAACCCATTTCCTCACTCACTCTCTTTGCTACGCTTATGCAACTAACTCTTCTAGGCTGCGTTATTCCAATCATTCTTTTTTCCTCTACCCTATCATCAATACTTTTGCCATGGACTGTTTTGTCATCACTACTTCTGCCATGGCCTGTTTTGTCACGTCTTCTATCAGGTCTGATATCCAGTCTGCTGTCATCTCTATTGCCACGAGTGCTAGTGTTATCATCTCTATCACTTCCACTAGTGCCATCATCTCTATTACTACCACTAGTGTTATCATCGCCATTACTTTTATCTCGTCTACTATCATCGCCATTACTTTTATCTCGTCTACTATCATCgcttttacttttatctcGTCTACTATCATCgcttttacttttatctcGTCTACTATCATCgcttttacttttatctcGTCTACTATCATCGCTTTTACTATTACCAGTGTTGTCAACTCTCTTTTCTCTGTTTTCGTCTTTCTTCTGCGATTTAATCAACTTTATGAAGCTTGAATATTTACAGAAATCACTCTCGTGCAGGTACTGCGGTATCTGCGTCGTCTTTCCGCTTCCCGTCTCTCCGATAACTATCAATATCTTATTAGCGATCACCTTTTCTACgatctccttcttcagcttataCACTGGCAGGTTCCTTCTCTTCTCCACTAAATTTTCCCTCTCAGGGCCTcttctttcttctcttctACTCTTTGTTGATACTGCATTTTTGTAATAGTCCATTATGTTACTCGTgtcctccttcttttcGCTATACTGTTCATCTTTCATTGtcatcattttattttcgtGCTGTATTGCCAATGATGATGCGATGGTCCTCGAGAGTGAGCCTTCTGGCCTTGCTACTAGCTTGATCGGCGAAAGTACAATTCCTACACATTGATGCATTTAACCGTGCCTACGACTTTAACTACCAGTGCCaatactactaatactattattattactattactactgtttaaattactactattactactactactgctactattattactattactactgcttaaattactactattactactactactgctactattattactattactactgcttaaattactactattactactactattactactactactgctactattattactattactactgcttaaattactactattactactactactgctactattattactattactaccaGTGCTAATAATAGAAACCATTTATCCTACCTGATCTTATCGTCTGTCCTTTTAGAAACTGCGGAGGCTTCAAGTTTACCTGCACGTCCTCCTcgtgctcctcctcctccaacaactcctccttcagcttcctcttttcctcctcgctGAGGATTCCACTTTTGAGCAGTTGCTGATTTTCCCACCGGTCAATGTCGTTCATGTACTTTCTCTTCTTGTTGTTCACCAGCTCGAACTCCTCGTACTCCTTACTCGTGTCCAGCTCCGACCCGTACCCTCGTTCGTATGACTCCTCCGAAGTGTCCTTTCCGGTACTCTGGTTTACGTTCTTCATCGTTAAACTTATCTTAAGCCTCTTTCTTCTACTGTCCCTTTCACTAGGCTCATGCTTTTCTATCGACGTTACTTTCACGTACACCTTCTGATTCCTCTTTATCACGTcttgtatgtttattattttccttttttctGAGACTTGTGAGATATGCACCAGTCCATCGTACACTCCTTCTGATGTTTCAAACTCTACGAAGGCTCCAAAGTCACATACTCGTACTACCTTTCCCAGATACACTTCATTTtccttcaatttttttctttctcttctttcttctctttctCTCCTCGGCTCTCTATCCCTTTttacttccttttcctcgGTATCCTTAATACTATTTGGGTTTTCCCTTTCCAACAACTCTTTGGCCCAGTCCGACAATTCATtctatattaatttgttaatgttttaaattaggTCTTTCCATGATTCACTCAACTTACTTTTATCTTTGGTGCCTTTAATTCTTCTCTGTTTGGATCATTCTTCAGTGTAAGTGCTGGAAAATTAACTTGGTCGTCGtttctgtttattatttcatcCCATTCATctataattgttttaattaacGCTGAGACTAATACTACcatgtatatttataatcaaTTTGTAACTGCTTAGTACCTCTTTTGGGTGGGTCTAGTGCGATAATTGTGCGATACAGCTGATTTACAAAATCGTAACTCATATTCGCTTCATTTTCGTCCAGAAGTTTGTTAAAATCCTCGACATCTTTGGCCTTCTTGGCCagaaatattataaattccGCCAATTCCTAACcaaacattaatattattcaatCATATTCAAGttcatattattttgaatagaataaataaacttttAATGTGTCTTCCAAGTAACCAAAATTgcgtttaaaaatgaaaaaattaaatttaaaataactttacAATAAATCTAAATAAGGGGGatatgtaaatttgttacCGGTTGATCAACGTCGAGATAATTTTTGAGCATCTCAGTCACCTTTGCAAGTGCACTTAGTGACTGAAGTTCCTCCAGGCcatccatttttaaattttcaaattatcaatttaaatccatattttaaaataacttttaaatttttaataaattttaataaatatagcaaaataaatataaaatagttaaagtTGGGAGCAGGggaatttattattatattttgtaaaatattttttggcTAACACCAAAATTTTTAGTAAATGagtgaatataaatgtagttttgTATAATGATAATATGTGTGAACTTAAATGAGTGTTTTTCATGCTAGCTATACgtaaaagtgtaaaattgaaattgaTAGTggataaatacaatatttggtataatataaaaaatggaCGAAAAGGCGTTGGCAGAATTTATAGAAAATGAATCATTGGATGACGAGGTGTTGTTCTTAAAGCCGGAAGTGGAGATCGACGAAAATCCGGAAGATTCCACTATAGAACAACATCACGAAGATGATATG from Theileria orientalis strain Shintoku DNA, chromosome 1, complete genome encodes the following:
- a CDS encoding ATP-dependent helicase, with amino-acid sequence MDGLEELQSLSALAKVTEMLKNYLDVDQPELAEFIIFLAKKAKDVEDFNKLLDENEANMSYDFVNQLYRTIIALDPPKRALIKTIIDEWDEIINRNDDQVNFPALTLKNDPNREELKAPKIKNELSDWAKELLERENPNIRVCDFGAFVEFETSEGVYDGLVHISQVSEKRKIINIQDVIKRNQKVYVKVTSIEKHEPSERDSRRKRLKISLTMKNVNQSTGKDTSEESYERGYGSELDTSKEYEEFELVNNKKRKYMNDIDRWENQQLLKRIVLSPIKLVARPEGSLSRTIASSLAIQHENKMMTMKDEQYSEKKEDTSNIMDYYKNAVSTKSRREERRGPERENLVEKRRNLPVYKLKKEIVEKVIANKILIVIGETGSGKTTQIPQYLHESDFCKYSSFIKLIKSQKKDENREKRVDNTGNSKSDDSRRDKSKSDDSRRDKSKSDDSRRDKSKSDDSRRDKSNGDDSRRDKSNGDDNTSGSNRDDGTSGSDRDDNTSTRGNRDDSRLDIRPDRRRDKTGHGRSSDDKTVHGKSIDDRVEEKRMIGITQPRRVSCISVAKRVSEEMGCILGNEVGYSIRFNDCTSSSTLIKYMTDGMLLREILHDPYLYHYSTIMLDEAHERTISTDVLFALLKETCLKRDDFRLIVTSATLESEKFSKYFLGAEIFKIPGRFFPVEILHSKEQEMDYLEAALITVLNIHLNEKPGDILVFLTVGQEDIETGCKILNERMKKLENLKPPPLIVLPIYAALPTEVQTQIFMPSPPGTRKCILATNIAEASITIDGILYVIDPGLCKVKSYNPKTGMESLVVAPISKANARQRSGRAGRTAPGKCYRLYTESTFYEEMLPTPVPEIQRVNLTNVVIILKAMGINDFIHFDFMDRPCNEMLIDALDVLYHLGALDEEGLLTRVGRKMAQFPMDPTLSKVLLTSIDLDCCSEIITIISMLSVQNIFYRPPDKKEKSDQSRLRYFQTEGDHLTYLNIYQQWQKNSFSNYYCYQNFLQYRALLKVQEIRKQLISILDHYNFHNFDKRSLDSRGINMNKVERIQKSICSGFFHHSAKRGEESYRTLLDEQNVYIHPSSSLHRRSPEYVVYHELVLTTKEYMRDLTVIKSKWLLELAPTMFVSSGGDKGKFRGRGVKKNIKIQPLHNKFDKDQDSWRLSKRRL